A DNA window from Flavobacteriales bacterium contains the following coding sequences:
- a CDS encoding phytoene/squalene synthase family protein encodes MAGKNLFDEVSVRCSKMTTRSYSTSFSMGIRFLNSRFRNPIYAVYGFVRFADEIVDTFHEYDKEHLLQKFRKDTYEAIEDKISLNPILNAFQEVVNKYRIPMHLIDTFLDSMEMDLNKNSYDQHGYEKYILGSAEVVGCMCLRVFVEGNDALYNKLEPFAMKLGSAFQKINFLRDINEDVNALGRIYFPGVDMSQFNEATKKQIEKDIEKDFHEGYTGILQLPKDARFGVYVAYVYYYRLFTKIKSLPANKIMNERVRIPNGKKYSLFLSSFVRHSFNLI; translated from the coding sequence ATGGCAGGAAAAAATTTATTCGATGAAGTTTCGGTGCGTTGTTCAAAAATGACAACGAGATCTTACAGCACTTCCTTTTCGATGGGAATCCGCTTTTTGAACTCCCGGTTCAGAAATCCGATTTATGCCGTATATGGATTTGTACGGTTTGCAGATGAGATTGTGGACACCTTTCATGAATATGACAAGGAACACTTGTTGCAAAAATTCAGAAAGGATACCTATGAAGCGATTGAAGATAAAATTTCACTCAATCCCATTCTGAATGCCTTTCAGGAAGTGGTAAATAAATACCGGATTCCGATGCACCTTATTGATACGTTTCTCGATAGCATGGAAATGGATTTAAATAAAAACAGCTACGATCAGCATGGTTATGAAAAATACATTCTTGGATCTGCTGAGGTAGTCGGTTGTATGTGTCTTCGTGTTTTTGTAGAAGGAAACGATGCGCTTTACAACAAGCTTGAACCTTTTGCCATGAAACTGGGATCGGCTTTTCAGAAAATAAATTTTTTGCGCGATATCAATGAAGATGTCAACGCCCTCGGAAGAATTTATTTTCCGGGAGTGGACATGTCGCAATTCAACGAAGCAACCAAAAAGCAGATTGAAAAGGATATTGAAAAAGATTTTCATGAAGGCTACACCGGAATTCTTCAGTTACCCAAAGATGCCCGTTTTGGGGTATATGTGGCCTATGTGTATTATTATCGCTTGTTCACAAAAATAAAATCATTGCCGGCTAATAAAATCATGAATGAGCGTGTGCGTATTCCCAATGGAAAAAAATACAGTTTGTTTCTTTCATCTTTTGTACGCCACAGTTTTAATCTGATATGA
- the crtI gene encoding phytoene desaturase, translating to MKTAIVIGAGFAGLSTASCLAKQGMKVTLIEKNESAGGRARVFRKDGFTFDMGPSWYWMPDVFERYFSLFGKKPSDYFQLERLSPSYRIYFSPGDYMDVPSDMKELEAMFESYEKGSGEKLRKFLKDAQYKYEVGINDLVYRPGLSLMEFADRRVLGGLMKMHLLKSFSSYIRSYFSHPRLLQLLEFPVLFLGAKPEKTPALYSLMNYADMALGTWYPVGGMGKIVEGMERIAKEMGVEILLNTTVEKLETNNGKITAVHTNNGIYKADVIVGSADYHHLDQEVLDKKDRNYSARYWDKRVMAPSSLIFYLGLNKKLKGMLHHTLFFDEDFGQHAKEIYDHPQWPEKPLFYTSCPSVSDPSVAPEGHEAFFILIPVAPGLEDNEEIREKYFNLVIDRFEKLTNQTIREHIVLKRSYAHKDFIHDYNAFKGNAYGLANTLKQTAVLKPRMKSKKISNLYFTGQLTVPGPGVPPTLISGQVAARLIAKETGIPNTI from the coding sequence ATGAAAACAGCCATTGTTATTGGAGCAGGTTTTGCCGGACTTTCCACCGCGTCGTGTTTGGCAAAGCAAGGCATGAAAGTTACGCTGATTGAAAAAAACGAATCGGCAGGCGGACGTGCACGCGTGTTCCGTAAAGATGGATTTACATTCGATATGGGACCATCGTGGTATTGGATGCCCGATGTGTTTGAACGATATTTTTCATTGTTCGGAAAAAAACCATCCGACTATTTTCAACTTGAACGATTGAGTCCCTCTTACCGCATTTATTTTTCACCGGGTGATTATATGGATGTGCCTTCCGACATGAAGGAACTCGAAGCGATGTTTGAATCGTACGAAAAAGGAAGCGGAGAAAAATTGAGAAAATTTTTAAAAGACGCGCAGTATAAATATGAAGTAGGAATTAACGACCTGGTGTATCGTCCCGGTTTATCACTCATGGAATTTGCAGACCGCAGAGTGTTGGGTGGACTAATGAAGATGCATTTATTAAAATCGTTTTCTTCCTATATACGCAGTTATTTTTCTCATCCGCGTTTACTTCAGTTGCTCGAATTTCCGGTTTTGTTTTTAGGAGCCAAGCCCGAAAAAACACCGGCGCTCTATTCATTAATGAATTATGCCGATATGGCATTGGGTACCTGGTATCCGGTGGGAGGAATGGGAAAAATTGTTGAAGGGATGGAACGCATAGCTAAAGAAATGGGTGTAGAAATTTTATTGAATACAACCGTAGAAAAGCTCGAAACCAACAACGGAAAAATTACTGCCGTTCACACCAACAATGGAATTTATAAAGCAGATGTCATTGTTGGAAGTGCAGATTATCATCACCTCGATCAGGAAGTGCTGGATAAAAAGGACAGAAATTATTCCGCCCGTTATTGGGATAAACGCGTAATGGCCCCTTCTTCATTAATTTTTTATTTGGGGTTAAATAAAAAGCTGAAGGGAATGCTTCATCATACTTTGTTTTTCGATGAAGATTTTGGTCAGCACGCCAAAGAAATTTACGATCATCCGCAATGGCCGGAAAAACCATTGTTTTATACCAGTTGTCCATCCGTCTCCGATCCCTCGGTAGCACCGGAGGGACATGAAGCATTTTTCATTTTAATTCCCGTTGCGCCCGGATTGGAAGACAATGAAGAAATCCGTGAAAAATATTTTAATCTGGTGATCGATCGTTTTGAAAAACTGACCAATCAAACTATCCGTGAACACATTGTTTTAAAACGATCGTATGCGCACAAGGATTTTATTCATGATTATAATGCGTTTAAAGGCAATGCATACGGATTAGCCAATACGCTGAAGCAAACAGCAGTTTTAAAACCACGAATGAAAAGCAAAAAAATTTCCAATTTATATTTTACCGGACAGCTTACCGTTCCCGGTCCGGGAGTGCCGCCCACATTAATAAGCGGACAAGTAGCTGCACGATTAATTGCAAAAGAAACTGGTATTCCAAATACAATCTAA
- a CDS encoding RNA polymerase sigma factor: MTAIEFNQHVLMMRPRLKAFAISLTSDQEDAKDLLQDTVLKAFTYREKFADSTNLGAWLFTIMKNTFINNYRRRKKSNTIVDGTKDLHYVNIPQTKGSISPDSVLTEKEILKGIDELADEYKVPFNMHLAGYKYKDIADKMGIPIGTVKSRIFLARQILMEKFTDYRFN; the protein is encoded by the coding sequence ATGACTGCCATTGAATTCAATCAGCATGTGCTAATGATGAGACCGCGATTAAAAGCGTTTGCCATTAGTCTGACTTCCGATCAGGAGGACGCGAAGGATTTACTTCAGGATACTGTATTAAAGGCCTTCACTTATCGTGAAAAGTTTGCCGATAGTACCAATCTCGGTGCATGGTTATTCACCATCATGAAAAACACCTTTATTAATAATTACAGAAGAAGAAAAAAATCGAACACGATTGTGGACGGAACAAAAGACTTACATTATGTCAATATTCCACAAACCAAGGGATCGATTTCTCCCGACTCTGTATTAACGGAGAAAGAAATTTTAAAAGGCATTGATGAATTGGCTGATGAATATAAAGTTCCATTCAATATGCATCTGGCCGGATATAAATACAAAGACATCGCCGATAAGATGGGAATTCCCATTGGTACGGTAAAAAGCAGAATATTTCTTGCCCGTCAAATACTGATGGAAAAGTTTACCGATTACCGTTTTAATTGA
- a CDS encoding CotH kinase family protein, which translates to MRIALLAALAFTAASGIAQTFNGSGGLIPDNNTATDFIINVGGLSPSTLDQSHGLVGVCITITHTWDSDLDAKLIAPDGTVMTLFSGVGGDGDNFTSTCFDQNAASSINTGSAPFTGNFKPQSNLGNANNGQNGNGNWILRITDQWAQDQGNLLNWSITFGNNAPIPFAFSSTNIPLVILNTGGNTIPDEPKINGTMKVIDYGPVLRNHPSDIANIYDGNIGIEMRGAYSQSLPQKPYNVELRDNIGAKLDSVILGMPAEHDWHLIANYNDKSFLRNALAYKLFAEAGNYATRFQFCEVLLNNEYQGIYMYTETIKRDANRVDIAKLDTNENAGRDLTGGYIIKNDYWDNSNSWLLNYHPIDHPSYDVHLVYHYPKPDVITPQQKTYIATFINDFETKLYDVNFQDTSNNYLQYADLTSFLDYLIINELARNNDGFKKSSYFHKDKDPVSGWNKLFAGPVWDFDWAWKNIWGCSIFEATDGSGWAHHINDCGPDVNSPGWYVRMMSDTNFQNSLRCRYENLRHSILDTTYLFNYIDSMSNVLDESQQRHYEYWGHMGLNTGAPEVESPSVSYSEEVLRLKNWIRLRIEWLDNNIPGNTVACSWTSTPELTLEKTFRMFPNPANEFVVIEINENASSIDGFVLRDMQGKMLLQIPNTGAKNHILQTSGLSSGIYLLESVNRDGITNGYSKLIVAH; encoded by the coding sequence ATGAGAATCGCTTTATTGGCAGCTCTTGCATTTACGGCTGCAAGTGGAATAGCACAAACCTTTAACGGAAGCGGGGGATTAATTCCTGATAACAATACTGCCACCGATTTTATCATTAATGTAGGCGGACTATCCCCTTCAACCCTTGACCAATCTCATGGGCTTGTTGGTGTTTGCATCACTATTACACATACCTGGGATTCGGATTTAGATGCCAAGTTAATTGCACCGGATGGAACGGTGATGACCTTGTTTTCGGGCGTTGGTGGCGACGGTGATAATTTTACTTCTACCTGTTTCGATCAGAATGCTGCTTCATCCATCAATACCGGTAGTGCACCATTTACGGGAAATTTTAAACCACAGTCCAATTTAGGAAATGCGAATAATGGTCAAAACGGAAATGGAAACTGGATTTTAAGAATCACCGATCAGTGGGCGCAGGACCAGGGTAATCTTTTAAACTGGAGTATCACCTTTGGAAATAATGCACCTATTCCATTTGCATTTTCCAGCACCAATATTCCATTGGTGATATTAAATACCGGAGGTAACACCATTCCCGACGAACCAAAAATTAACGGAACCATGAAAGTCATCGATTATGGTCCCGTACTTCGTAATCACCCCAGTGATATCGCCAATATTTACGATGGAAACATCGGAATAGAAATGAGAGGTGCTTATTCGCAATCTTTACCGCAAAAACCTTATAATGTAGAACTGCGCGATAACATTGGAGCAAAACTCGACAGCGTAATTTTAGGAATGCCGGCCGAGCACGACTGGCATTTGATTGCAAACTACAACGACAAAAGTTTTTTGCGCAATGCACTTGCCTATAAACTTTTTGCAGAAGCAGGAAATTATGCAACCCGTTTTCAGTTTTGTGAAGTCCTCCTCAACAACGAATACCAGGGAATTTACATGTATACCGAAACCATTAAGCGCGATGCAAACCGGGTGGACATTGCAAAACTCGACACCAATGAAAATGCAGGTCGTGATTTAACGGGTGGATACATTATTAAAAATGATTACTGGGATAATTCCAATTCATGGTTACTCAATTATCATCCTATCGATCATCCATCCTACGATGTTCACCTCGTTTACCATTATCCAAAACCCGATGTAATTACACCGCAGCAAAAAACCTACATCGCTACTTTTATTAATGATTTCGAGACGAAATTATATGATGTCAATTTTCAGGATACCAGTAACAATTATTTGCAGTACGCCGATTTAACTTCCTTTCTCGATTATCTTATCATTAATGAATTAGCCAGAAATAACGACGGGTTTAAAAAAAGTTCTTATTTCCATAAGGACAAAGATCCGGTAAGCGGATGGAATAAACTATTTGCAGGTCCGGTGTGGGATTTCGACTGGGCATGGAAAAACATCTGGGGCTGCAGTATTTTCGAAGCGACCGACGGATCCGGTTGGGCACATCATATTAATGATTGTGGTCCGGATGTAAATTCTCCCGGTTGGTATGTGCGTATGATGAGCGACACCAATTTTCAAAATTCGCTGCGTTGCCGTTATGAAAATTTACGCCACTCCATTTTAGACACCACCTATCTTTTTAATTATATCGATTCGATGTCAAACGTATTGGACGAATCGCAACAACGCCATTATGAATATTGGGGACACATGGGTCTAAACACCGGCGCTCCCGAAGTGGAATCGCCATCGGTGAGTTACAGCGAAGAAGTGTTGCGTTTAAAAAACTGGATCCGGTTGCGCATTGAATGGCTCGATAATAATATTCCGGGAAATACAGTAGCTTGTTCCTGGACGTCCACGCCTGAATTAACCCTGGAAAAAACATTTCGGATGTTCCCTAATCCCGCCAACGAATTTGTGGTCATTGAAATCAATGAAAATGCTTCCTCCATCGATGGATTTGTATTGCGCGACATGCAGGGCAAAATGCTGCTTCAAATTCCAAATACAGGCGCAAAAAATCATATCCTTCAAACCTCCGGATTATCTTCCGGAATTTATCTGCTGGAATCAGTAAACAGAGACGGAATTACCAATGGTTATTCCAAATTAATTGTTGCGCACTAA
- a CDS encoding CapA family protein: MTFDRRKYNPVRAWSAKGKFLTATVRALFGLRRLFGAKDWESVWPEHHEDPLHMKKAEQLYFGHKYYYRAITSAEKELNTETRFHLSDAVFKKDSSFLPDSEITLSAGGDLMPYASIHPDHCAGLWDEIGNDFFGSDLVTANLETPLDRSKKASFVPEVMLNHMYFNANEDMFNVFNGNLKYKSYNVLSVANNHSLDMGVEGLRSTMQFLDEKGISFCGAREQEGDVFSIPIIEKKGIKVGFLAATFSLNAEQLPPDKTWMCDHLALNLPHPDISRLVQQAKWAREQGADFLVAHLHMGCAYQPYPSMHSVNNIKQIIEETGIDLVLGGHPHNAQPSELIHVTDPFSGEKKESFVVYSMGDFVAYDIFKWCHLPLTFRFSIGKKGNRTKITAIESRLLYLHASIEKGKIRHLKFRDFQSCFKAETRNAFDAETRKELEELKWFADRYLYRGNLENYPFTS, encoded by the coding sequence ATGACATTCGACAGAAGAAAATATAATCCGGTAAGGGCCTGGTCGGCAAAAGGAAAATTTCTAACCGCTACCGTGCGGGCTTTATTTGGACTGCGAAGGCTTTTTGGTGCAAAAGACTGGGAAAGTGTTTGGCCGGAACACCACGAAGATCCCTTGCACATGAAGAAAGCGGAGCAGCTTTATTTCGGACATAAATATTATTACCGCGCCATTACCTCAGCAGAAAAAGAACTGAATACCGAAACGCGATTCCATTTGTCGGACGCTGTTTTTAAAAAGGACTCCTCCTTCCTTCCCGATTCGGAAATTACCTTAAGTGCAGGTGGAGATTTAATGCCTTATGCTTCCATTCATCCGGATCATTGTGCCGGACTCTGGGATGAAATCGGAAATGATTTTTTTGGAAGCGATCTTGTAACAGCCAATTTGGAAACGCCACTCGATAGAAGTAAAAAAGCATCCTTTGTTCCTGAAGTGATGCTTAACCATATGTATTTTAATGCCAATGAGGACATGTTTAATGTGTTCAACGGAAATCTGAAATACAAATCGTACAATGTGTTGTCGGTTGCCAATAATCATTCGCTGGATATGGGAGTTGAAGGACTTCGTTCCACTATGCAATTTTTAGATGAAAAAGGAATTTCGTTTTGTGGGGCGAGAGAACAAGAAGGAGATGTGTTCAGCATACCCATCATCGAAAAAAAAGGAATTAAAGTAGGGTTTTTAGCCGCTACCTTTTCGTTGAATGCGGAACAACTTCCTCCGGATAAAACGTGGATGTGTGATCACCTTGCCTTGAACCTTCCTCATCCGGATATTTCGCGACTGGTTCAACAAGCAAAATGGGCCCGCGAGCAAGGTGCTGACTTTTTGGTTGCGCATTTACATATGGGTTGCGCTTACCAGCCTTATCCTTCCATGCATTCTGTGAACAACATCAAACAAATTATAGAAGAAACGGGAATAGATCTGGTGCTTGGTGGTCACCCTCACAATGCTCAACCTTCGGAACTGATCCATGTTACCGATCCATTCAGTGGAGAAAAGAAAGAAAGTTTTGTGGTTTATTCCATGGGCGATTTTGTAGCCTACGATATTTTTAAATGGTGTCACCTCCCCTTAACCTTTCGTTTTTCCATAGGTAAAAAAGGGAATCGAACCAAAATTACGGCTATAGAAAGCCGATTGCTCTACTTGCATGCTTCCATTGAAAAAGGAAAAATTCGTCACTTAAAATTCAGAGATTTTCAATCCTGCTTTAAAGCTGAAACACGAAATGCGTTTGATGCCGAAACACGAAAAGAATTAGAGGAATTAAAATGGTTTGCGGATCGTTATTTATATCGCGGTAACCTGGAGAATTATCCCTTTACTTCGTAA
- a CDS encoding LysE family translocator, with amino-acid sequence MSLEPIFYGLSTGMVMSVMLGTVFFALIQNSIDNGFRSGIYISMGVIVSDTMLILITRSGAAYIPEGGTTENYVRIAGGIFLLLYGLNNFRSRKKAAFPETNGGRFWHFAGMGFLLNGLNPGNFIGWTAISTHITQVAGYSLTESVFFYSGALSAIFGMETLIALGASKLKRFITDRFLTIIDRIVGVIFIGFALYLILPFFTK; translated from the coding sequence ATGAGTTTGGAACCGATTTTTTATGGATTAAGCACCGGAATGGTGATGAGCGTCATGCTCGGTACCGTTTTTTTTGCATTGATCCAGAACTCGATCGACAACGGATTTCGTAGTGGGATTTATATCTCCATGGGGGTGATTGTTTCCGATACCATGCTTATATTAATAACACGTTCTGGAGCCGCTTATATTCCCGAAGGAGGAACAACAGAAAACTATGTCCGGATTGCCGGAGGAATATTTTTGTTGCTCTACGGATTAAATAATTTCCGCTCACGGAAGAAGGCGGCATTTCCCGAAACCAATGGAGGTCGGTTTTGGCATTTTGCGGGAATGGGATTTTTACTCAACGGATTAAACCCCGGGAATTTTATTGGCTGGACCGCTATTTCTACGCACATCACTCAGGTGGCCGGATATTCGCTTACAGAAAGTGTATTTTTTTATTCCGGTGCATTGAGCGCCATATTCGGTATGGAGACATTAATTGCTTTAGGAGCCTCTAAGTTGAAACGATTTATTACCGATCGTTTTTTAACCATCATCGACCGGATTGTCGGTGTGATTTTCATCGGATTTGCGCTCTACCTGATTTTACCTTTTTTTACGAAGTAA
- a CDS encoding sterol desaturase family protein, whose translation MENFLETVLFLITTPLFVIFIGLEMYVSNKERNHRYSVAGFWENMYLMIVNTGLDLLMRLFAIYFFTEILTYRAVEWNEGIAYWILLFLFEDITFWTIHYVDHYVRLFWAVHITHHNSEEYNLTVGLRSSLFEPLYRFIYFIPMVILGFKVEHIFFAYSVTQLYGVFLHTQYVKNYGWFDLILISPSQHRVHHGSNVRYLDKNMGMFLNIWDKLFGTYEKESEAVVYGITKNIHSHDPRVVVFHEFKNIAEDVKKAPGLKAKFMYIFGPPGWSHDGSRKTSTQLRKDAGLE comes from the coding sequence ATGGAAAATTTTCTGGAAACAGTCCTCTTTCTCATTACCACGCCACTGTTTGTCATCTTTATCGGATTAGAAATGTATGTGTCCAATAAAGAGCGCAACCACCGTTATTCCGTTGCGGGATTTTGGGAAAACATGTATTTGATGATTGTAAATACAGGACTCGATTTATTAATGCGTTTGTTTGCCATTTATTTTTTTACGGAAATTTTAACTTATCGCGCCGTTGAATGGAATGAGGGAATTGCTTATTGGATTTTACTTTTTCTATTTGAAGATATCACTTTCTGGACCATTCACTATGTGGATCATTATGTCCGCCTGTTCTGGGCCGTTCACATTACCCATCACAATTCGGAGGAATATAATTTAACGGTTGGACTCCGCTCTTCCTTGTTTGAGCCGCTCTATCGTTTTATTTATTTTATTCCCATGGTGATTCTCGGTTTTAAAGTGGAGCACATCTTCTTTGCTTATTCGGTAACTCAGCTTTATGGTGTTTTTCTGCATACTCAATACGTAAAAAATTATGGCTGGTTCGATCTTATTCTGATTTCTCCTTCACAACATCGCGTGCATCATGGATCCAATGTTCGTTATCTCGATAAAAACATGGGGATGTTTTTAAACATCTGGGATAAACTATTTGGCACCTATGAAAAGGAAAGCGAAGCGGTAGTCTATGGCATTACCAAAAACATCCATTCTCACGATCCGCGCGTGGTGGTTTTTCATGAGTTTAAAAACATAGCTGAGGATGTAAAAAAAGCTCCGGGTTTAAAAGCGAAATTCATGTATATATTTGGACCTCCGGGTTGGAGTCACGATGGATCCCGCAAAACCTCAACGCAACTGCGAAAAGATGCGGGACTGGAATAA
- a CDS encoding sodium:proton antiporter: MSTEIIITICVLLLIAYVFDLSASKTKIPSVILLLGLGWLVRRGTELFHLRMPDLNSLLPILGTIGLIMIVLEGSMELKIDRSKKKIVINTFLLSLIPLLLLSFLMSYGFYLAYHVDFNNALLNIIPLTIISSAIAIPSVKKSRPYIREFITYESSLSDILGILFFNFMLANEVIDGSSFLHFGLDLIIIFLISLVGTIGLAMMLNRIDHHIKYTPIILLIILTYAITKVYHLPGLIFILVFGIFLSNLNLLQRFKIIQRFRFNEIEDEVYAFHEITTEAAFLIRSLFFLLFGYLIETQSLLNIETLGWSLAIVGVIFIVRLFLLFAFRQPLMPTLFIAPRGLITILLFYSIPDARKITGVNDSLIIQVIVLSALLMIIGFMFTSGEKELKNPVAEIQEESPESSSNEEM; encoded by the coding sequence ATGAGCACCGAAATTATCATAACGATTTGCGTATTGCTGCTCATCGCCTATGTTTTCGATTTGAGTGCTTCTAAAACAAAAATTCCTTCCGTTATTTTATTGCTTGGTCTCGGCTGGCTGGTTCGCCGGGGAACGGAACTTTTTCATCTTCGGATGCCCGACCTTAATTCACTTTTACCCATTCTGGGAACCATCGGATTAATTATGATTGTTCTGGAAGGTTCAATGGAATTAAAAATAGACCGAAGTAAAAAGAAAATTGTCATTAATACTTTCCTTCTTTCGCTTATCCCGCTCCTATTGCTATCGTTTTTGATGTCGTACGGATTTTACCTGGCTTATCATGTAGATTTCAATAATGCGCTTTTAAATATTATTCCGCTCACCATCATCAGCAGTGCTATTGCAATACCCTCGGTAAAAAAATCGCGCCCATATATCCGCGAGTTCATTACTTATGAAAGTAGTCTTTCTGACATTCTCGGAATTTTGTTTTTCAATTTTATGTTGGCCAATGAAGTGATCGACGGAAGTTCGTTTTTACATTTTGGACTTGATCTGATCATCATCTTTTTAATTTCATTGGTTGGCACCATTGGATTGGCTATGATGTTAAACCGGATTGATCATCACATCAAGTATACGCCCATCATTTTATTGATCATTTTAACCTACGCCATCACCAAGGTGTATCATTTACCAGGACTAATTTTTATTCTCGTATTCGGAATTTTCCTGAGCAACCTTAATCTTTTGCAACGATTCAAAATCATACAGCGATTTCGTTTTAATGAAATTGAAGATGAAGTGTATGCCTTTCATGAAATCACAACAGAAGCCGCATTTCTGATTCGCTCCTTGTTCTTCCTTCTGTTTGGATATCTCATCGAAACGCAGTCGCTGCTCAACATTGAAACATTAGGCTGGTCGCTGGCGATTGTTGGCGTTATTTTTATCGTTCGCTTATTCCTCCTGTTTGCATTCCGACAACCCCTTATGCCCACCCTGTTTATTGCGCCAAGGGGATTGATTACGATTTTACTTTTTTATTCCATCCCCGATGCCCGCAAAATTACAGGCGTAAACGATTCGCTGATTATTCAGGTTATTGTGCTTTCTGCGTTGTTAATGATTATCGGATTTATGTTTACCTCGGGAGAAAAAGAACTGAAAAACCCGGTCGCAGAAATTCAAGAGGAGAGTCCTGAAAGCAGCAGCAATGAAGAAATGTGA
- a CDS encoding multicopper oxidase domain-containing protein — MRYFLAGIILLNSIFSFSQNALFIPDTISGTSFSLQLQQGSTNFYSGITTSTMGVNGNLLGPTLFMNQHDFVSIQVENQIGDTTTIHWHGMHVSPSNDGGPHTVILPGQTWNPQFTVLDKASTYWYHPHLHMRTNEHVQKGIAGLIIVRDQEEAALLLPRKYGIDDFPMVIQTKAFDVNGEIVTTQTALDTSLMINGTVDPYLDVPAQVVRFRVLNGSSERVYYLGLSNNQSFYQIGSDGGLLSSPVALSRLQLAPGERAEILIDFSALNGQNISLISYGAELPNAIYGAAQPGMGGGQVIPNYTSNPLNGSNFSLIEYHVGSPTSNPISTIPTSLVTHSPWQEANAQATRSLTFTPVTMGPGAINGPFLINNMAFDMMMINYYIPFENIEVWSLTNQSPIAHPFHIHDVQFYILDINGVPPSPSLQGRKDVVLVPAGNTTVRFITRFEDHFNDTLPYMYHCHMLTHEDMGMMGQFIVNGPTAIQENEKPAATIIYQSSLSSILIETPSILNNEILEIFDVSGKKISQHFYSGNRLQVDVSSFSDGIYFIHFKSDVYKNEKFIKW, encoded by the coding sequence ATGCGTTATTTTCTGGCTGGAATCATTCTTTTAAATTCCATATTTTCCTTTTCACAAAATGCTCTTTTTATACCGGATACGATTTCGGGAACTTCATTTTCGCTTCAACTTCAACAAGGAAGCACTAATTTTTATAGCGGAATCACCACCTCCACCATGGGAGTAAACGGCAATCTACTTGGCCCAACTTTATTTATGAATCAACATGATTTCGTAAGTATCCAGGTAGAAAATCAAATAGGCGACACCACAACGATTCACTGGCATGGAATGCATGTTTCGCCAAGTAACGACGGGGGACCACACACCGTGATATTACCTGGTCAAACCTGGAATCCTCAATTCACTGTTTTAGATAAAGCATCTACCTATTGGTATCATCCGCATCTTCATATGCGAACCAATGAACATGTTCAAAAAGGAATAGCGGGATTAATCATTGTAAGAGACCAGGAAGAAGCAGCTTTGTTGTTACCTCGTAAATATGGAATTGACGATTTCCCAATGGTAATTCAAACCAAAGCATTTGATGTTAATGGAGAAATCGTTACAACGCAAACCGCACTGGACACTTCTTTAATGATTAATGGAACGGTTGATCCGTATCTGGATGTTCCTGCTCAGGTGGTAAGATTCAGGGTTTTAAATGGCTCCTCCGAGCGAGTATATTATTTAGGCTTGAGTAACAATCAAAGCTTTTACCAAATCGGATCAGACGGAGGATTATTATCCTCCCCCGTTGCATTAAGCCGATTACAATTAGCACCAGGAGAACGCGCAGAAATATTAATTGATTTCAGTGCATTAAATGGTCAAAATATTTCTCTGATCAGTTATGGTGCCGAACTCCCGAATGCTATTTATGGTGCTGCTCAACCAGGCATGGGCGGTGGACAAGTAATTCCCAATTACACGTCTAATCCTCTAAACGGTTCAAACTTCAGCTTAATCGAATATCACGTTGGATCACCAACGTCAAATCCAATTTCTACCATTCCAACCAGTCTGGTTACCCATAGCCCCTGGCAGGAAGCAAATGCTCAAGCCACAAGATCATTAACATTTACACCGGTGACCATGGGCCCTGGTGCAATTAATGGTCCCTTTTTAATCAATAACATGGCTTTCGATATGATGATGATCAATTATTATATTCCTTTTGAAAATATCGAAGTCTGGTCCTTAACCAATCAATCTCCCATTGCGCACCCATTCCATATTCATGATGTGCAGTTTTATATTCTGGATATAAACGGCGTACCCCCTTCGCCATCATTACAAGGAAGGAAAGATGTAGTATTAGTTCCGGCAGGAAATACAACGGTTCGTTTTATTACCCGTTTCGAAGACCATTTTAATGATACCCTTCCCTATATGTATCATTGTCACATGTTAACTCATGAAGACATGGGAATGATGGGACAGTTTATTGTAAATGGCCCAACCGCTATCCAGGAAAATGAAAAACCTGCAGCAACAATAATTTATCAATCCAGTCTCTCTTCCATCCTTATAGAAACGCCCTCAATTTTAAATAATGAAATTTTAGAAATTTTTGATGTGAGCGGTAAAAAAATCAGTCAACACTTTTATTCAGGAAACAGATTGCAAGTTGATGTTTCATCATTTTCCGATGGGATTTATTTTATCCACTTTAAATCGGATGTGTACAAAAATGAAAAGTTTATTAAATGGTAA